A stretch of Rhodoferax potami DNA encodes these proteins:
- a CDS encoding IS5 family transposase, translating to MTDDFFRNRLDQMIDLRHPLAVLANRMPWQEIEASLVQRWARQVKSGKKIEDLDLFGPVSAVAGGGVSNAGRPRLPTRLMVALLYLKHAFNESDEDVIQRWGETPTWQYFSGNEYFEHQWPCDPTQLGRFRKALGEEGVEELLARTMEVAVTLKLIAKKELTRMIVDSTVQEKAVAHPTDSKLLETARSKVVELAKANGIELKQTYAKEGQLLGYKAGRYAHARQFKRMRKAIKRQRTIVGRLQREVARKMTTLSQAIQETLGQTLDKAKRLVTQTGSRKAVDNRAKLYSWHAPEVECISKGKSRNPYEFGVKVGLAMTLKGNLIVGARSFPGNPYDGHTMHEQIEQSAILMQGLGVKPEVVYADLGYRGVDKDNPDIEIKHRGKDKRLTDEERRLLKRRQAIEPIIGHLKADHRMDRCHLKGSAGDALHAVLCAAGYNIRWLLRMIARKGLGLLLCLLQVSGLTGLFEKLAKIIGLNRLQGSDRRWGVA from the coding sequence ATGACCGATGACTTTTTCCGCAACCGCCTGGATCAGATGATCGATTTGCGCCACCCTCTGGCGGTGCTTGCTAACCGCATGCCTTGGCAAGAGATCGAAGCCTCCCTCGTCCAGCGCTGGGCACGCCAGGTCAAGTCTGGCAAGAAGATAGAAGACTTGGACTTGTTTGGTCCGGTCTCGGCCGTTGCCGGTGGCGGCGTCTCCAATGCCGGCCGTCCCCGTCTGCCCACCCGGTTAATGGTTGCCTTGCTGTACCTCAAGCATGCGTTCAATGAGAGCGACGAGGACGTGATCCAGCGCTGGGGTGAGACCCCCACTTGGCAGTACTTTTCTGGCAACGAATACTTTGAACACCAGTGGCCGTGCGACCCGACACAACTGGGGCGCTTTCGTAAAGCTCTGGGCGAAGAAGGCGTGGAAGAACTGCTGGCCCGCACCATGGAAGTGGCGGTCACCCTCAAGCTGATTGCCAAGAAAGAATTGACCCGCATGATCGTGGACTCCACGGTGCAAGAAAAAGCTGTGGCACATCCCACCGACAGCAAGCTGCTGGAGACCGCCCGATCCAAGGTGGTCGAGTTGGCCAAAGCCAATGGCATCGAGCTCAAACAGACCTACGCCAAAGAAGGCCAACTGCTGGGCTACAAGGCTGGGCGCTATGCCCATGCCCGCCAGTTCAAGCGCATGCGCAAAGCCATCAAACGCCAGCGCACCATCGTTGGACGGCTGCAGCGCGAGGTGGCTCGCAAGATGACCACGCTCAGCCAAGCCATACAAGAGACCTTGGGCCAGACCTTGGACAAGGCCAAACGCTTGGTCACGCAGACCGGCAGTCGCAAGGCAGTGGACAACCGCGCCAAGCTCTACAGCTGGCATGCGCCCGAGGTGGAGTGCATCTCAAAAGGCAAGAGCCGCAATCCGTACGAGTTCGGCGTGAAGGTGGGTCTGGCCATGACGCTCAAGGGCAATTTGATCGTGGGAGCCAGGAGCTTTCCCGGTAACCCGTATGACGGGCACACCATGCACGAGCAGATCGAGCAAAGCGCTATCCTGATGCAAGGCTTGGGGGTCAAGCCCGAGGTGGTGTACGCAGACTTGGGCTACCGGGGTGTGGACAAAGACAACCCGGACATTGAGATCAAACACCGGGGCAAGGACAAGCGGTTGACCGATGAAGAGCGCAGACTGCTCAAACGGCGCCAAGCGATCGAGCCGATCATCGGGCACCTCAAAGCGGATCACCGCATGGACCGCTGCCACCTCAAAGGCTCAGCAGGCGATGCACTGCACGCGGTGCTGTGCGCGGCGGGCTACAACATCCGCTGGCTGCTGCGGATGATCGCCCGGAAAGGCCTGGGCCTTTTGTTGTGCCTGCTGCAGGTGAGCGGTTTGACGGGCTTGTTTGAGAAATTGGCCAAAATCATCGGCCTCAACCGACTGCAAGGCTCAGATCGGCGCTGGGGGGTGGCTTGA